One Thermodesulfobacteriota bacterium genomic window, CCCGGCCCGCACCAGATCGGTCATCAGGGCTGCCCCCGCCCCGCTGCGGATCACCTTGCGCACCGGGCAGCCCATGTTGAGGTCCACGTGGCGGAAGCCGGCCTCCTGGGCGAGCTCGGCCGCAGCCCCAAGCTCGTCGGGCACCGCCCCGAAGAGCTGCACCCCGAGATCGGGCCCGGGGTCCGGGACGCCGAGATAGCCCAGGGTCCGGCGGTTGCCCCGCGCCAGGGCGGCGGCCGAGACCATCTCGGTAAAGAGCCGGCGGCAGCCGTTGCGGCGCAGCCGCCCGCGAAACGCCGCGTCGGTGACCCCGGCCATGGGCGCCATCCAGAACCCGGCCGCCGCGAAGGGCCCCGGGTCAGGGAGCAAGCTTGCCAAGGGCGAGAGTCACCGCTTCGAAGTCCACTTCGATCACCTGGCGCAGCGCAATGCGGCCGTCCGCCCCGGCCAGGTAGAGCGTGGGCGTCTTCGCCACCCCCAGGGGATCGGCCGCCACGAGATACTCCCCCTCCAGGCGGTCGTAGACCACGGCAAAGGGCAGCTCCACGTCGCGCACATAAGAGCGCACGGCGTTGCTGAAGCGGTCCCCGTCCACGTTGATGGCCCAGATCCGCAGCCCACGGCTTCCCCAGTCCCGCTGGAGCTGGGCCAGATCCGGCATGACCTCCTTGCAGTTCGGACAGAAGACCGACCAGAAGAACCAGAGCGCCGGCCCTGCGCCGGAGTCCCCCAGGGCGTGGCGCTCTCCCGAGAGGTCCTCCAGGGTCACCTGGGGCAGGGCCTCCCCCGGCTCCCGCAATCGGAAGGCATCCCCCTCCCCTTCGAAGGCTCCCGACCACGCGCCAAGGCAGAGCGCAAGCGCCCCCGCCCCAAGGGCGCGAAGGAGGATGTCCCGTGCCCGCATCCCCATCCTCTTTCTCGGCCCCCCTCAGCGGGCCGTGACGCCCAGCTCTTCGAGCACCGCCCGGAACTTCTTCTGGCTGGCCCAATAATAGTTGGGCTCGGCAAACCGCACGTTGCCCTCACGGTCCAGGATCACGCTCGTGGGAAGCGCGTTGATGCAGTAGGACTTCCAGACCGAGAGCTCCTTGTCCAGGAGGATGGGGAACTGAATCCCCAGCCCCGCGACCTCCTCCTTGATCCTGGCCACGTGGGTCTTGGAGAGGTTCTGGGTCTCCTGGTTGACCGCCAGCACCACCAGGTCCTTGGAGAGTCCGGTGTAGAGCCCCTGGAGGAAGGCCAGCTCCTCCATGCACCGGGGGCACCAGGACGCCCAGAAGGCCAGGAACACCACCTTCCCCCGGTGATCGGAGAGCTTGACCGGGTTCCCGTCCATGTCCTCCAGGACGAAGTCGGGGGCCGGGGCCCCGGTTTCCAGGCACAGGGCCCCGGCCTGGGGGGGCACCCCGGCCCAGAGCAACGCCGCGGCGACGCACAACGCCAGAACACCCTTCCTCATCTCGCCATCTCCTCTAGTCCCCCCGGTGCATCCGAACCTGGTACTCTAGGGAACCCCACCCCCCCGCGCAAGGGAGTTCCGGCCTTGGATCCACCACCAAATCTTGGGGCGGGGTCGGGGAGCCCTGTAGCGTAGCCGCGCACCGCATCGACCGACCCGCGGCACGCTGGGGACACAGGTTCGGCTCCGCGCACCCGTTCCCTGGGGGGAGGTCCCTTCGAACCACCGCGGATTGCGCGGTGGAGCGGAAGGGCTCCCCGACCCCGCCTACCACCCTGGTTGGACCCAGGCCCCCCCCCGCCGATTTCTCCCTCCCGCCCCCTACCCCCCCGTCGCGGCCAGGGTCCGGTGGCACTGGGTGCACGCCTCCCGCGGGGAAAGACCCGAGGGGCCCTGGGGTTCCCCGAACAGGAACTTGTGATCGTGGATGCTGTGGCCCGTGCCGCTGCGGTTTACACCGGGAACGTGGCAGGACTGGCAGTGCACCGCCCGCTCCAGGTGGCCCGTATGGAGCTCGTTTCCGGGCCAGTCGTTCCGGTGGCACGTGAGACAGTACTCCGAGACCGACATCTTGGGCTTGGCCGAGGGGGAGAGCTGGCTTCGGAAGTTCTTGCACACGTCGCAGGTCACGCCCCGGGCATCCAGGAAGGAGTCTACCCAGAAGAGCCACTGGCGGTGCCGGTCCTCGTAGGACTCGTCCCCGGCAAAGGTTGCGTTGTCCTGGCCGGGCTTGGGAAGCAGGCCTCGG contains:
- a CDS encoding TlpA disulfide reductase family protein, producing the protein MRARDILLRALGAGALALCLGAWSGAFEGEGDAFRLREPGEALPQVTLEDLSGERHALGDSGAGPALWFFWSVFCPNCKEVMPDLAQLQRDWGSRGLRIWAINVDGDRFSNAVRSYVRDVELPFAVVYDRLEGEYLVAADPLGVAKTPTLYLAGADGRIALRQVIEVDFEAVTLALGKLAP
- a CDS encoding TlpA disulfide reductase family protein, which produces MRKGVLALCVAAALLWAGVPPQAGALCLETGAPAPDFVLEDMDGNPVKLSDHRGKVVFLAFWASWCPRCMEELAFLQGLYTGLSKDLVVLAVNQETQNLSKTHVARIKEEVAGLGIQFPILLDKELSVWKSYCINALPTSVILDREGNVRFAEPNYYWASQKKFRAVLEELGVTAR